One window of the Eucalyptus grandis isolate ANBG69807.140 chromosome 6, ASM1654582v1, whole genome shotgun sequence genome contains the following:
- the LOC104442138 gene encoding delta(8)-fatty-acid desaturase 2 — protein MEAEKKYITAEELRKHSTPGDLWISIRGKVYDVTEWAERHPGGEIPLRTLAGQDVTDAFLAYHPVSAWQHLEGLYTGYRVRDFAPSEVSKDYRRLHAELARLGMFEKKGHIAVCALTAIALMLSLCVYGVVACEGVAVHFLCAVLLGLLWIQGAYMGHDSGHYQVMTTTGCNQITQLLAGNCLTGISIAWWKWTHNAHHLACNSLDHDPDLQHIPVFAVSSRFFNSLTSIFYGRKLQFDSVARLLVSYQHWTFYPVMCVGRINLFIQTFLLLFSKRKVPDRALNILGILVFWTWFPLLVSFLPTWSERAMFVVTSLSVTAIQHIQFCLNHFSANVYMGPPNGSDWFEKQTGGTIDISCPTWMDWFHGGLQFQLEHHLFPRLPRCQLRGISPLARDLCKKHNLPYRSLSFWDANISTLRTLRTAALQARDLSSPVPKNLVWEAVNTHG, from the coding sequence ATGGAGGCCGAGAAGAAGTACATTACGGCGGAGGAGCTCCGGAAGCACAGCACGCCGGGGGATCTGTGGATCTCGATCCGGGGGAAGGTGTACGACGTGACGGAGTGGGCGGAGCGGCACCCCGGCGGCGAGATCCCGCTCCGCACCTTGGCGGGGCAGGACGTGACGGACGCGTTCCTGGCGTACCACCCCGTGTCGGCCTGGCAGCACCTGGAGGGGCTGTACACTGGGTACCGCGTCCGGGACTTCGCCCCCTCCGAGGTGTCCAAGGACTACCGGCGGCTCCacgccgagctcgcccgcctgGGGATGTTCGAGAAGAAGGGGCACATCGCGGTGTGCGCCCTGACGGCCATCGCGCTGATGCTTTCGCTGTGCGTGTACGGTGTGGTGGCGTGCGAGGGCGTGGCGGTGCACTTCCTCTGCGCCGTCCTGCTCGGGCTGCTGTGGATCCAGGGCGCGTACATGGGGCACGACTCCGGGCACTACCAGGTGATGACGACCACGGGATGCAACCAGATAACCCAGCTCCTGGCGGGCAACTGCCTGACCGGCATCAGCATCGCGTGGTGGAAGTGGACCCACAACGCCCACCACCTCGCCTGCAACAGCCTCGACCACGACCCGGACCTCCAGCACATCCCGGTGTTCGCCGTCTCCTCGAGGTTCTTCAACTCGCTCACCTCCATCTTCTACGGCCGGAAGCTCCAATTCGACTCCGTGGCGAGGCTGTTGGTGAGCTACCAGCACTGGACGTTCTACCCGGTCATGTGCGTGGGGCGGATCAATCTGTTCATCCAGacattcctcctcctcttctccaaGCGGAAAGTCCCAGATCGCGCCCTCAACATCCTGGGCATCCTCGTGTTCTGGACCTGGTTTCCTCTGCTCGTGTCCTTCCTCCCCACCTGGAGCGAGCGGGCCATGTTCGTGGTCACCAGCCTCAGCGTCACGGCCATCCAGCACATCCAGTTCTGCCTCAACCACTTCTCCGCCAACGTCTACATGGGCCCGCCCAACGGGAGCGACTGGTTCGAGAAGCAGACCGGCGGGACCATCGACATCTCGTGCCCGACCTGGATGGACTGGTTCCACGGCGGGCTCCAGTTCCAGCTGGAGCACCACCTGTTCCCGCGGCTGCCCCGGTGCCAGCTCCGGGGGATCTCCCCGCTCGCCCGCGACCTGTGCAAGAAGCACAACCTCCCCTACCGGAGCCTCTCCTTCTGGGACGCCAACATCTCCACCCTCCGGACGCTGCGGACCGCCGCGCTGCAGGCGCGGGACCTGTCCAGCCCCGTGCCCAAGAACCTTGTCTGGGAAGCCGTCAACACCCACGGCTGA
- the LOC104442140 gene encoding protein ABIL1 yields the protein MLLSLFLSLSLSRSLCHFPLPSTPNRTPGLASPSLHLSLSLYCENFFCSVLVGGSYISPRPPSPESRPLLHSSFFIPPLSRGIVSGRGGGASLLGFALGFRGDPADALASRLSFPPGRMEMERLRSANPAMTFDEVSMERSKSFVKALQELKNLRPQLYSAAEYCEKSYLNSEQKQMVLDNLKDYAVRALVNAVDHLGTVAYKLTDLIEQQSLDITVMELKVTGFNQQLLTCKTYSDKEGLRQQQLLAIIPRHHKHYMLPNSVNKKVHFSPQIQKDVRQNHFQARSRLQPSATPAAKTLSWHLASETKSTLKGTQNASASTEDSAKKPELFHLPDDGENALTKSSVGHPQVLTGGSTYGAIPPSVAAARRDSWEGTKPLSTFRSFDNPDRREIVRAPARSKSMLSAFFVKAKTPKMKASAVS from the exons atgCTCCtgtccctctttctctctctctctctctctcgctcgctctgtCATTTTCCCTTGCCATCGACTCCAAATCGCACTCCTGGTCTTGCTTCTCCCTcactccatctctctctctctctctactgtgaAAATTTTTTCTGTTCTGTTCTTGTTGGCGGTAGCTATATCTCACCGCGACCTCCCTCTCCGGAATCTCGCCCGCTCCTTCATTCTTCATTCTTcattccccctctctctcgcggCATTGTCAGCGGGCGTGGGGGCGGTGCGTCTCTCCTCGGGTTCGCGCTAGGGTTTCGCGGCGATCCCGCCGATGCGCTCGCCTCGCGATTGAGCTTCCCGCCAGGTCGCATGGAGATGGAGCGGCTGAGGTCGGCGAATCCCGCCATGACTTTCGACGAGGTCTCCATGGAGCGCAGCAAGAGCTTCGTCAAGGCCTTGCAg GAGTTGAAGAATTTGAGGCCTCAGCTCTATTCGGCTGCGGAGTACTGCGAGAAGTCTTATCTCAATAGCGAGCAAAAGCAAAT GGTATTGGACAACCTGAAAGATTATGCTGTGCGAGCCCTGGTCAATGCTGTCGATCACCTTGGAACAGTGGCTTATAAATTAACTGACCTTATTGAGCAGCAATCTTTGGATATCACAGTCATGGAGCTAAAGGTCACCGGTTTTAATCAG CAACTTCTTACATGCAAAACATACTCGGATAAGGAAGGCCTCCGGCAGCAGCAGTTGTTGGCAATTATTCCCCGACATCACAAGCACTACATGTTACCAA ATTCTGTCAATAAGAAAGTGCATTTTAGTCCACAAATTCAGAAAGATGTCAggcaaaatcattttcaagctAGATCTCGTCTTCAGCCTTCAG CTACCCCTGCTGCAAAAACACTTTCTTGGCATTTAGCATCAGAAACGAAGTCCACGTTGAAAGGAACTCAAAATGCTTCAGCAAG CACTGAAGATTCTGCAAAAAAGCCCGAACTCTTTCATCTGCCAG ATGATGGCGAGAATGCTCTGACCAAATCCTCGGTGGGTCATCCACAAGTTCTAACAggaggttctacttatggagcAATCCCCCCGTCAGTTGCTGCTGCACGCAGG GATTCTTGGGAGGGCACCAAACCATTGTCGACATTCAGGTCATTTGATAATCCAGATCGGCGGGAGATTGTCCGTGCCCCTGCTCGCAGCAAAAGCATGCTATCAGCCTTCTTTGTCAAAGCAAAGACGCCTAAGATGAAGGCCAGTGCTGTATCATGA